A section of the Marinoscillum sp. 108 genome encodes:
- a CDS encoding complex I subunit 1 family protein, protein MITFLFFLPFLLGFVVVGVYGERKIAAFVQNRLGPMEVGPKGLFQTVADLLKMLQKEDIRPKAADKALFLFAPILIFASIFGGFAALPLTTEAFPPAFSVGVFYLLAIVSIDVLGILMAGWGSNNKYSLYGAMRSAAQIVSYEIPLGLSVLAVVMYAQTMDLQSITQQQGILGEAPRYFLGISSLEVTGIGGFLSWNVFTMPFMWVVFLIFFISGLAESNRVPFDLPEAESELIGGYHTEYSGFRWGIFMLSEYAMMLLVSFLAAILFFGGWNTPLPNMGVLKLADWTTGPVWGAFWLVSKGTFFIFLQMMIRWTYPRLRVDQLMSLSWKYLTPAAILLLFVVGIWKLWML, encoded by the coding sequence ATGATCACTTTTTTATTCTTTTTGCCGTTTTTATTGGGGTTTGTCGTGGTGGGCGTGTACGGTGAGCGCAAGATCGCTGCGTTCGTACAAAACCGCCTCGGTCCGATGGAGGTGGGCCCAAAGGGCTTGTTTCAAACAGTAGCTGATCTGTTGAAAATGTTGCAGAAGGAAGACATTCGGCCAAAGGCAGCTGACAAAGCATTATTTCTTTTCGCGCCCATCCTCATATTTGCTTCTATTTTTGGAGGTTTTGCGGCACTCCCTTTGACTACTGAGGCCTTTCCTCCCGCCTTTTCGGTAGGGGTGTTTTACCTTCTGGCTATCGTTTCCATAGATGTTCTGGGGATTTTGATGGCTGGCTGGGGTTCTAATAATAAGTATTCCCTATACGGCGCCATGCGCTCAGCAGCACAGATTGTTTCCTATGAGATACCACTCGGACTGTCGGTGCTGGCTGTGGTGATGTATGCGCAGACCATGGACCTCCAAAGCATTACACAGCAGCAGGGTATTTTGGGAGAAGCTCCGCGTTACTTCCTGGGCATATCATCTTTGGAGGTGACCGGTATTGGTGGCTTTCTTAGCTGGAACGTCTTCACCATGCCTTTTATGTGGGTAGTGTTTTTGATCTTTTTCATTTCAGGATTAGCGGAGTCCAATAGGGTGCCTTTTGACCTGCCGGAGGCAGAGTCTGAGCTGATCGGGGGCTATCACACTGAGTATAGTGGCTTTCGCTGGGGTATATTCATGCTATCCGAATATGCCATGATGCTATTGGTATCTTTTCTGGCGGCCATTCTTTTTTTTGGTGGCTGGAACACACCTTTGCCCAATATGGGTGTCCTAAAGCTGGCCGACTGGACTACAGGCCCTGTATGGGGTGCATTTTGGCTGGTAAGTAAGGGTACTTTCTTCATTTTTCTGCAGATGATGATTCGATGGACTTATCCCAGACTAAGGGTAGATCAGTTGATGTCATTATCTTGGAAATATTTAACTCCGGCAGCTATTCTGTTGTTGTTTGTGGTTGGCATTTGGAAACTGTGGATGTTATGA
- a CDS encoding gluconokinase: MAHPIIIMGVSGSGKTTIGHMVADRLGKTFLDADDFHPEENKTKMASGIPLNDDDRLPWLQTLKEQLISTPGVVLACSALKASYRFILDPNHAYSWIYLDGSKELIFERLKKRAGHYMKENLLDSQFETLEVPDDALKVSIDQHPDEIVSVILKSLKP, from the coding sequence ATGGCGCACCCAATTATCATCATGGGAGTATCCGGCAGCGGCAAGACGACCATCGGCCACATGGTCGCTGATCGACTCGGTAAGACTTTTCTGGATGCAGATGATTTCCATCCGGAAGAGAACAAAACCAAAATGGCCAGTGGCATACCTCTCAATGACGATGACAGACTCCCTTGGCTTCAGACACTGAAAGAGCAACTCATATCTACTCCTGGCGTGGTGCTGGCTTGCTCAGCCCTGAAGGCCAGCTATCGTTTCATTCTGGATCCCAACCACGCCTATTCCTGGATTTATCTGGATGGTAGCAAGGAACTGATCTTTGAAAGACTTAAAAAGCGTGCAGGCCATTACATGAAAGAAAACCTCCTTGACAGTCAATTTGAGACCCTCGAAGTACCTGACGATGCACTGAAGGTCAGCATTGATCAGCATCCGGATGAAATCGTTTCAGTCATTCTCAAATCATTGAAACCGTAG